In the Nitrospirales bacterium LBB_01 genome, one interval contains:
- the dnaN gene encoding DNA polymerase III subunit beta, translating to MNFRIDSFELQKRLSDIQSIIEKKATTPVLSNFLLTVGAEGSSIYATDLDMAIKEPITVTSVQKPGKFCLPAKKLYEIAREITGEITFEESENNWVTIKAGKSYFRIACIESEEYPQWPEIDEGRQIIIDARNLLGMIEKTFYSAGEADPRYTLNGVLFHIFGEQKKMMLVGTDSHRLAAIETDIDVPFNDELKLIVPRKTVSELKKFLTGIEGDISFDISQNHIRFNIFEKEFLTKLIEGSYPAYDQVIPKNNDKTAVIAREEFISVLKRVAVINRDKSKIIKIDISENEMEIFATDPELGEARDSMDVRFDSDTLSVGYNSRYLLELLLNMETENVVIKFLDSQNPTLFMEEGVERYRCVIMPVRM from the coding sequence ATGAATTTTAGAATAGACAGCTTTGAGCTGCAAAAGAGGCTCTCTGACATCCAGAGCATCATAGAGAAAAAGGCAACAACGCCTGTGTTAAGTAATTTTTTGTTAACTGTAGGAGCAGAAGGCAGCTCCATATACGCAACTGACCTGGATATGGCCATAAAAGAGCCGATAACGGTAACAAGCGTACAAAAGCCTGGAAAATTCTGTCTCCCTGCAAAAAAGCTATACGAAATAGCACGTGAGATTACAGGCGAGATAACATTTGAGGAGAGTGAAAACAACTGGGTAACGATTAAGGCCGGTAAGAGCTACTTTCGCATAGCCTGTATTGAGAGTGAGGAGTATCCTCAGTGGCCTGAAATTGATGAGGGCAGGCAAATCATAATAGACGCCCGCAATCTGCTTGGCATGATTGAAAAGACTTTTTACAGCGCCGGAGAGGCTGACCCGCGCTATACGCTTAACGGGGTTCTGTTTCATATCTTTGGAGAGCAAAAGAAGATGATGCTGGTAGGCACCGACAGTCACAGACTTGCCGCTATTGAAACCGATATAGATGTTCCTTTTAACGATGAACTAAAACTCATAGTGCCGCGAAAAACCGTAAGTGAGCTAAAGAAATTCCTTACAGGAATTGAGGGTGATATATCTTTTGACATCTCACAAAACCACATCAGGTTTAATATTTTTGAAAAGGAGTTTCTGACTAAGCTGATAGAGGGTTCATATCCAGCATACGACCAGGTGATACCAAAAAATAACGACAAAACAGCGGTGATAGCCCGTGAGGAGTTTATATCGGTCTTAAAAAGAGTTGCCGTTATAAACCGTGACAAAAGTAAAATCATAAAGATAGATATAAGTGAAAATGAGATGGAGATATTTGCTACCGACCCGGAGCTTGGCGAGGCGCGGGATTCTATGGACGTCAGATTTGACAGCGACACGCTGAGTGTCGGCTATAACTCCCGGTACCTGCTTGAGCTTCTGTTAAACAT
- the dnaA gene encoding chromosomal replication initiator protein DnaA, which produces MEIEEIWQKVQGVLQESVGGAAFELWFKPVKPLEIKEHSAVLSVPNRFFREWIEDNYPQLFNKALETVLSKQMNVVFKVDQAQTSDIVKKDTLMQTRRTRLANRGIHLNPKYTFDNFVVGPSNQFAHAAALAVGESLGKTYNPLFIYGDVGLGKTHLISAIGNMVIDIDPNAAVMYVSSEQFTNEVVAAIRHEKMGELKDKYRGLDALLIDDVQFIANKTQTQEEFFHTFNALYEKQKQIIISADRPPKELTSITDRLKSRFTMGLIADIQPPSIELKVAILQKKAENQKIFLQDDMAYYLASRIRSNIRELEGCLIKLAANSNLTGNPININMAKDVLKDIFVDDFKPISVEHIQKTVCEYFNIKPIDIKAKKRTKEVTAPRQAAMYIIKQLTDLSLGDIGKSFGGKDHATVIYACKQVESKIDSDENFAKVIEQLINRIKP; this is translated from the coding sequence GTTCCAAACAGATTTTTCAGGGAGTGGATAGAGGACAATTACCCGCAGCTGTTTAATAAGGCATTGGAAACTGTGCTATCAAAACAGATGAATGTTGTCTTTAAGGTAGATCAAGCGCAAACTAGCGATATTGTAAAAAAAGACACTTTAATGCAAACCCGCAGAACCAGATTAGCTAATAGAGGTATTCATCTTAATCCAAAATACACGTTTGATAATTTTGTGGTGGGGCCAAGCAATCAGTTTGCGCACGCAGCTGCGCTCGCTGTTGGAGAATCTTTAGGAAAAACATATAATCCGCTTTTTATATACGGTGATGTAGGGCTTGGTAAAACCCATTTGATAAGTGCCATCGGTAACATGGTGATAGACATAGACCCAAATGCCGCCGTTATGTATGTCTCCTCAGAGCAGTTTACCAACGAGGTCGTAGCGGCAATCAGACACGAAAAGATGGGCGAATTGAAGGACAAGTACAGGGGTCTTGATGCTCTGCTTATTGACGACGTCCAGTTCATAGCAAACAAGACGCAGACTCAGGAGGAGTTTTTTCACACGTTTAACGCTCTCTACGAAAAACAGAAACAGATAATAATATCCGCCGACAGACCGCCTAAGGAGCTGACCTCGATAACCGACCGCCTGAAGTCGCGTTTTACGATGGGACTGATTGCTGACATCCAGCCGCCCTCAATTGAACTTAAGGTTGCTATTTTACAAAAAAAGGCGGAAAACCAGAAGATTTTCCTGCAAGATGATATGGCCTACTACCTTGCCTCACGCATCAGGTCTAATATCAGAGAGCTTGAGGGCTGTCTGATAAAACTTGCGGCAAACTCCAACCTCACCGGAAACCCTATTAACATTAATATGGCAAAAGACGTCTTAAAGGACATCTTTGTTGATGATTTTAAGCCAATCAGCGTTGAGCATATACAAAAAACGGTCTGCGAATACTTTAACATAAAACCAATTGACATAAAGGCTAAAAAGCGCACTAAAGAGGTCACAGCCCCCAGACAAGCAGCCATGTACATTATTAAACAACTGACGGATTTATCACTTGGCGATATAGGAAAATCGTTTGGAGGAAAAGACCATGCTACGGTTATTTATGCCTGTAAGCAGGTTGAAAGTAAAATAGACAGCGACGAGAACTTTGCTAAAGTAATAGAACAATTAATTAACAGAATAAAACCATAG